Proteins co-encoded in one Papaver somniferum cultivar HN1 chromosome 5, ASM357369v1, whole genome shotgun sequence genomic window:
- the LOC113277812 gene encoding protein TOPLESS-like, protein MSNSDKNQALFLILQALYEGPYMKAAHQFEQESGIYFNMKHFENELRHGHWEEVENYVLGFTELTSNRYSVKLFFEIRKQRYLEALDRKEPAKAVDLLMKDLKVFKTFDELVYSDMTGLLGLENFRENEHLKMYVDENSARATLFDAAKELIQANPLFKDKLTFPTLEKSRLKSIINQSLIRQQHPPQQDTLMSNPFTLGPVPPQQNQISNPFALGLVPAGFGIHSQQNNGSVPLFGKYQNSENPWLKLAKEADDEVNIIHINELKEQGHCRSLRLPNTLKCNKISRLMYINSGCSILALASNAMHFLWKWGKNEASASVLPEIWEPKSGKLMLNDIENVTNEEIEPCFAMSKNGLYLISTSGGPISVFVTSTFEIMSSFMPPPPACTCIIFYPEDNNILIIGTEDSKIIIYDVRQDVVNQTLKGHFKKITGLAYSTELKVLVSLDEEAQICVWKWDTWVMQNNGLQVPAGRNSASAIRVQYQKDQIHFLVVHQIHLAIYETTTLMRVKQWVVPKSTAHITDATLSYDSELVFASFLDATILVFNVLHLQPMCRIQPPAYLPAFSSPGVYPVVIDAHPTKNQFAVGLSDGGVHVIEPLYP, encoded by the exons ATGTCGAATTCTGATAAAAATCAGGCGTTGTTTCTGATACTACAAGCACTCTATGAAGGGCCTTATATGAAGGCTGCTCACCA GTTTGAGCAAGAATCTGGAATTTACTTTAACATGAAGCATTTCGAAAACGAATTACGGCATGGACATTGGGAAGAAGTTGAGAATTACGTTCTTGGGTTTACTGAGTTAACCAGTAATCGGTACTCGGTTAAGCTTTTCTTTGAGATTAGGAAGCAAAGGTACTTGGAGGCATTAGACAG GAAGGAGCCTGCAAAGGCTGTAGATCTACTGATGAAGGACTTGAAGGTTTTTAAGACATTCGACGAACTTGTTTATTCGGATATGACTGGACTTTTGGGGTTGGAGAACTTCAG GGAAAATGAGCATCTTAAGATGTATGTCGATGAAAATTCTGCACGTGCAACTTTGTTTGATGCAGCCAAAGAATTGATTCAAGCTAATCCACTTTTCAAGGACAAGTTAACTTTTCCTACCCTTGAGAAGTCGAGGCTGAAATCTATCATTAACCAGAG CTTGATTAGGCAGCAACACCCTCCTCAACAGGACACCCTGATGTCGAATCCCTTTACGTTGGGACCTGTCCCACCTCAACAGAACCAGATATCCAATCCCTTTGCATTAGGACTCGTCCCTGCAGGGTTTGGAATTCATAGCCAACAAAACAATGGAAGTGTACCTTTATTCGGGAAATATCAG AACTCGGAGAATCCATGGCTTAAACTGGCCAAGGAAGCTGATGATGAAGTCAATATTATCCAtatcaatgaacttaaagaacagGGTCACTGTCGATCATTGCGTCTTCCTAATACGTTGAAATGTAACAAG ATATCAAGGCTGATGTATATTAATTCAGGTTGTTCAATTTTAGCGCTAGCATCAAACGCGATgcattttctttggaaatggggGAAAAACGAG GCGTCAGCCAGTGTTCTCCCTGAAATATGGGAGCCGAAAAGTGGTAAGCTGATGCTAAATGATATAGAAAACGTTACCAATGAAGAAATTGAGCCTTGTTTCGCCATGTCAAAGAATGGTCTTTATCTCATTTCAACGTCGGGTGGACCGATTTCCGTATTCGTGACGTCAACATTTGAG ATAATGAGTTCGTTCATGCCCCCACCACCTGCATGTACTTGCATCATTTTCTACCCTGAagacaacaacatattgattatCGGCACGGAGGATTCAAAAATCATTATATATGATGTCCGTCAAGATGTG GTTAATCAAACTCTTAAAGGCCACTTTAAGAAAATCACAGGTTTGGCATATTCTACAGAACTCAAAGTGCTAGTTTCATTGGATGAAGAGGCTCAG ATTTGTGTGTGGAAATGGGATACATGGGTTATGCAGAACAACGGTTTGCAAGTTCCAGCAGGGAGGAATTCTGCTTCAGCTATCCGTGTGCAATATCAGAAAGATCAGATTCACTTCCTTGTGGTGCATCAGATACACCTTGCTATCTACGAGACAACAACCTTGATGCGTGTAAAACAG TGGGTTGTACCTAAATCTACGGCGCATATCACTGATGCAACATTGTCATACGACAGCGAATTGGTATTTGCCAGTTTTCTTGATGCAaccattttggtttttaatgttttGCATCTTCAACCTATGTGCCGCATTCAACCACCTGCTTATCTCCCTGCATTTTCGAG CCCCGGTGTTTATCCGGTTGTGATTGACGCTCATCCAACAAAGAATCAGTTTGCAGTGGGACTATCAGACGGTGGTGTTCATGTCATAGAACCCCTTTACCCATGA